A window of Peptostreptococcaceae bacterium contains these coding sequences:
- the galU gene encoding UTP--glucose-1-phosphate uridylyltransferase GalU, whose amino-acid sequence MKVKKAVIPAAGLGTRFLPATKAVPKEMLNIVDKPALQYIVEEVVASGIEEILIITTRNKETIQNHFDKSFELEIKLAESGKTDMLREVVRISEMADIHYVRQKEPKGLGHAIGCAKTFVGNEPFAVLLGDDIVYNEGEPCLRQLLNVYEAYGDSVLGVQTVPHEETYKYGIIAGKKIKDRTYRVTDMVEKPGPGEAPSDMAILGRYVLDSDIFEMIERTPRGKGGEIQLTDAMKMLLQSHRMLAYDFVGRRYDTGNKQGYLEATVEYALRHPEIKSGFMEYLKHII is encoded by the coding sequence ATGAAAGTGAAAAAAGCGGTAATACCGGCAGCCGGTTTGGGAACAAGATTTCTCCCGGCAACCAAGGCAGTTCCCAAGGAAATGCTTAACATAGTGGACAAGCCTGCATTGCAGTATATTGTAGAGGAAGTCGTCGCATCCGGCATAGAGGAGATACTCATAATAACAACCCGCAACAAAGAAACGATACAGAACCATTTTGACAAATCTTTTGAGCTGGAAATAAAGCTCGCTGAATCAGGAAAAACAGACATGCTGCGTGAGGTGGTCCGGATTTCCGAAATGGCAGACATACACTATGTTCGGCAAAAGGAGCCAAAAGGACTGGGCCATGCAATAGGATGCGCGAAAACATTCGTAGGTAACGAGCCATTCGCAGTGCTGCTTGGAGACGACATCGTCTATAACGAGGGAGAGCCTTGCCTTAGGCAACTCCTTAATGTGTACGAAGCCTACGGCGATTCGGTTTTGGGGGTGCAGACAGTGCCTCACGAGGAGACATACAAATACGGCATAATCGCCGGAAAAAAAATTAAGGACAGGACATATCGTGTTACTGACATGGTCGAAAAGCCGGGTCCCGGGGAAGCGCCATCCGACATGGCGATACTTGGAAGGTATGTGTTAGACAGCGACATATTTGAAATGATAGAAAGAACTCCGAGAGGCAAGGGCGGAGAGATTCAGCTGACTGACGCAATGAAAATGCTCCTTCAGAGCCACAGGATGCTTGCGTATGATTTTGTGGGAAGAAGGTACGATACAGGAAACAAGCAGGGATATCTGGAGGCGACCGTTGAGTATGCACTCCGGCATCCCGAAATAAAAAGTGGTTTCATGGAATATCTGAAACACATTATCTGA
- a CDS encoding DegV family protein, translating into MNIQVITDSTSYISGAVAEELGIRVIPLSFTFGEEYIRETEISNEDFYKLMEEKGVIPKSSQPPIQEFIDIFSEYINEGKKVIGIFISNEMSGTYNTAKMAGNMVSENFKDCEIKIINSKTNCMEMGYSAIKAAEAAREGKSIGEIKEMVKNILCCSRFLFAPNNLTHLRNGGRIGGAQALIGNIFKITPILTVNDEGETDIFDKVRTQKKAIKRILENFKNEIESFGLRHVTVHHINAHKDAEVLAEMVESIIGYAPPIRPIGPIIGLHVGPGTVGLAYCTKKEIRKERMSE; encoded by the coding sequence TGGCATTAGAGTTATTCCTTTGAGTTTTACTTTTGGCGAAGAATATATAAGAGAGACCGAAATCAGCAACGAGGATTTTTACAAGCTGATGGAAGAAAAAGGCGTAATACCGAAATCGTCACAACCGCCGATACAGGAGTTTATTGATATATTTTCCGAGTACATCAATGAAGGTAAAAAAGTAATTGGCATATTCATTTCAAACGAAATGAGCGGAACATACAATACGGCCAAAATGGCTGGCAACATGGTTTCGGAGAACTTTAAAGATTGTGAAATTAAAATTATAAATTCAAAAACGAATTGCATGGAAATGGGATATTCAGCAATAAAAGCGGCGGAAGCAGCAAGAGAAGGCAAGTCCATTGGAGAAATAAAGGAGATGGTGAAAAACATTCTTTGTTGCAGCCGTTTTCTTTTCGCACCCAACAATCTTACACACCTAAGGAATGGTGGCAGGATAGGTGGAGCTCAGGCTTTAATCGGAAATATTTTTAAGATAACCCCGATTCTTACAGTCAACGATGAAGGAGAGACGGATATTTTTGACAAGGTCAGAACACAGAAAAAAGCGATTAAAAGAATTTTGGAAAACTTCAAAAATGAAATTGAAAGCTTCGGATTGAGACATGTCACCGTTCACCATATAAATGCACATAAGGATGCCGAGGTTTTGGCGGAAATGGTTGAAAGCATTATAGGTTATGCTCCGCCAATTAGACCTATTGGACCGATAATAGGCTTGCACGTTGGCCCCGGTACTGTTGGATTAGCCTACTGCACGAAAAAAGAAATACGAAAAGAAAGGATGTCCGAATGA